From one Lysinibacillus sp. G4S2 genomic stretch:
- a CDS encoding MFS transporter, which translates to MTHFSDYSQKRFAILVLIVSISGFSQGMLLPLISIIFERDGVSSALNGLNATGLYIGTLLISPFIEQPLRKWGYKPIILIGGALVFASLLAFPLWKSVTFWFVLRLLIGVGDHALHFATQTWITSTSDHKSLGKGMAIYGLSFSTGFAVGPLMVKLIQISEALPFIVSSIMCLFAWSFVFLLQNEKPELLTGDLHARGWQRYKMAIVFGWIAFLGPFVYGFLESSLNALFPVYALRKDFDVNMIPIILSVFTFGGILTQVPLGAIGDKVGRRNVLMVGSFGGSIIFGIASFLEHSQMAVAIAFFFTGTLVGSMFSLGITYMADLTPKELLPTGNLLCGIALSIGSLTGPFLGGVYLEYVKNYSLLLLVAMLLLAVAIVLLVFGRNKNKRPVTM; encoded by the coding sequence ATGACACACTTTTCAGATTACAGCCAGAAAAGATTTGCCATTCTAGTGTTAATTGTATCTATATCAGGCTTTTCGCAAGGGATGCTTTTACCACTGATTTCAATTATTTTCGAACGTGATGGAGTATCCTCCGCGTTGAATGGATTGAATGCAACAGGTCTATACATAGGAACTTTATTAATCTCACCGTTTATTGAGCAGCCATTACGAAAATGGGGCTATAAACCGATTATTTTAATTGGCGGCGCACTTGTCTTCGCTTCATTACTTGCATTTCCTTTATGGAAAAGCGTGACTTTTTGGTTTGTCCTTCGCTTACTCATTGGAGTAGGAGATCATGCATTACACTTTGCAACACAGACGTGGATTACAAGTACCTCAGATCATAAAAGCTTAGGGAAGGGTATGGCGATTTATGGCTTGTCCTTTAGCACTGGCTTTGCAGTTGGGCCATTAATGGTCAAACTTATACAAATTTCAGAGGCATTACCGTTTATTGTATCTTCAATTATGTGTTTATTCGCGTGGTCTTTTGTATTTCTCTTACAAAATGAAAAACCAGAGCTTTTAACTGGAGACTTACATGCGAGAGGCTGGCAGCGCTATAAAATGGCCATTGTATTTGGATGGATTGCATTTTTAGGGCCATTCGTTTATGGGTTTTTAGAATCTTCATTAAATGCCTTGTTCCCAGTTTATGCCTTGCGTAAAGATTTCGACGTAAATATGATTCCTATTATTTTATCAGTCTTTACATTTGGTGGGATTTTAACACAAGTGCCGCTTGGAGCCATAGGGGATAAAGTAGGGCGACGTAATGTCTTGATGGTAGGCTCGTTTGGAGGATCTATTATTTTTGGCATTGCCAGTTTTTTAGAGCATTCACAAATGGCAGTAGCCATCGCATTTTTCTTTACAGGAACACTAGTCGGTTCAATGTTTTCATTAGGGATTACCTATATGGCGGATTTAACCCCAAAGGAATTATTGCCTACAGGAAACCTGCTTTGCGGGATTGCTCTTAGTATCGGTAGCTTAACAGGACCATTTTTAGGTGGCGTTTATTTAGAATATGTAAAAAATTATAGCCTTCTGTTATTGGTTGCGATGCTTTTACTAGCTGTAGCAATTGTTTTGTTAGTATTTGGACGAAATAAAAATAAGCGACCAGTGACGATGTAA
- a CDS encoding SE1561 family protein, producing MSNPITDKKQQVNYLRERLEIFLEVLDAIDPETTELEDIDRLIQMMDDLEDKMEQFNAREQ from the coding sequence ATGTCAAATCCAATCACTGATAAAAAGCAGCAAGTGAATTACCTAAGAGAGCGTCTTGAAATATTTTTAGAAGTTTTAGATGCGATTGATCCTGAAACAACTGAATTAGAGGATATTGATCGTTTAATTCAAATGATGGATGATTTAGAAGACAAAATGGAGCAATTTAACGCTCGTGAACAATAA
- a CDS encoding YwqG family protein → MKLLNLPEAFEQYRTVIEETILPTVFIETEERKTSLFESKFAGNPYFPLSMEYPKSPEGQPLKLLAQINFADVPKHLSNFPKEGILQFYIDGYDDVLGMDFDNGQNQEGFRVIFHEHIVSDESQLVQDFSFVEAKEEEFYFPVEKEMALSFRTGYEPLSANDFRSEKPYAKILATIEDDDNLVDSFFETLNSTGHKIGGYPFFTQDDPRTYGEYTDSTVLLLQIDSIGDHILWGDDGVGNFFITEDELQRRDFSKVLYNWDCY, encoded by the coding sequence ATGAAGTTACTTAATTTACCTGAAGCATTTGAACAATATAGGACAGTAATAGAGGAAACGATACTGCCTACTGTATTTATTGAAACGGAAGAACGAAAAACATCTTTATTTGAAAGTAAGTTTGCAGGTAATCCGTATTTCCCGCTGTCAATGGAGTATCCGAAAAGTCCTGAAGGGCAACCATTAAAATTACTAGCACAAATTAATTTTGCAGATGTACCGAAGCATTTATCAAATTTCCCTAAAGAGGGAATCTTGCAGTTTTATATTGATGGTTATGACGATGTACTGGGAATGGACTTTGATAATGGTCAAAATCAGGAAGGCTTCCGCGTTATTTTCCACGAACATATTGTCAGTGACGAGTCACAGTTAGTACAAGACTTCTCATTTGTTGAAGCGAAAGAAGAAGAATTTTACTTTCCGGTTGAAAAAGAAATGGCATTGTCCTTTAGAACAGGCTATGAACCATTATCAGCTAATGACTTTAGAAGTGAAAAACCATATGCGAAGATCCTTGCTACTATAGAAGACGATGATAATTTAGTAGACTCATTTTTTGAGACATTGAATAGTACAGGTCATAAAATCGGGGGATATCCATTTTTTACTCAGGATGATCCACGAACTTATGGTGAATATACAGATTCAACAGTCTTGTTGCTTCAGATTGACAGTATAGGAGATCATATTCTGTGGGGGGATGACGGAGTCGGCAACTTTTTCATCACAGAGGATGAGTTGCAACGCAGAGATTTTAGTAAAGTTCTATATAATTGGGATTGCTATTAA
- a CDS encoding fumarate hydratase codes for MNIQTLEKSLYDLITQTSTNLPKDVRRAIKKAKEAENAGTRAAMSLDTISTNIIMAEDNVSPICQDTGLPTFKIYTPVGVNQLEIKEAIKKAINDTSADAKLRPNAVDSLTGANSGNNIGEGLPVMKFEQWEKDYITIKLILKGGGCENKNIQYSLPCELEGLGRAGRDLDGIRKCIIHSVYQAQGQGCSAGFIGVGIGGDRSSGYDLAKEQLFRHVEDTNPNPDLAKLEEYVVKTANTFGIGTMGFGGEATLLGCKIGVMHRIPASFYVSVAYNCWAYRRMAVDMDPQTGEIINWHYQEGEKITFKEDEVAATTEDTTTNVVELTAPITEEQIRALKVGDVVSITGRMYTGRDAIHHHLMSHDAPVDLNGQVIYHCGPVMAKDEEGNWTVKAAGPTTSIREEPYQGDIMKKFGIRAVIGKGGMGPKTLAALEEHGGVYLNAIGGAAQYYADCIKGVDGVDLMEFGVPEAMWHLNVEKFTAVVTMDSHGNSLHADVDKSSLEKLALHAERVF; via the coding sequence ATGAATATCCAAACTTTGGAGAAAAGTCTTTATGATTTAATTACTCAAACATCTACGAATCTACCTAAAGACGTACGTCGTGCAATTAAGAAAGCTAAAGAAGCTGAAAATGCTGGTACTCGTGCTGCTATGAGCTTAGACACAATCTCAACTAATATTATTATGGCAGAAGATAATGTATCACCTATCTGTCAAGATACTGGTCTACCAACATTCAAAATTTATACTCCTGTTGGTGTAAACCAATTAGAAATTAAAGAAGCTATTAAAAAAGCTATTAACGATACATCTGCTGATGCAAAATTACGTCCAAACGCTGTTGATTCATTAACTGGCGCAAACAGTGGAAACAACATTGGTGAAGGTCTACCTGTTATGAAATTCGAACAATGGGAAAAAGACTACATCACAATTAAGTTAATCCTTAAAGGTGGCGGCTGTGAAAACAAAAACATTCAATACAGCCTACCATGTGAGCTTGAAGGTCTTGGTCGCGCTGGTCGTGATTTAGATGGTATCCGTAAATGTATCATTCACTCAGTATACCAAGCACAAGGACAAGGCTGTTCAGCTGGTTTCATCGGTGTAGGTATCGGTGGTGACCGCTCTTCTGGTTACGACTTAGCGAAAGAACAATTATTCCGTCATGTGGAAGATACAAATCCAAATCCTGATCTTGCTAAATTAGAAGAATATGTAGTGAAAACTGCAAACACATTTGGTATCGGTACAATGGGCTTCGGTGGTGAAGCAACATTACTTGGTTGTAAAATTGGCGTTATGCACCGTATCCCAGCTTCATTCTACGTATCAGTAGCTTATAACTGTTGGGCATACCGTCGTATGGCTGTGGACATGGATCCTCAAACTGGCGAAATTATTAATTGGCATTACCAAGAAGGCGAAAAAATTACATTTAAAGAAGATGAAGTTGCAGCAACAACAGAAGACACTACTACAAATGTAGTGGAACTTACTGCACCAATTACTGAAGAACAAATTCGTGCTCTAAAAGTTGGGGACGTTGTATCAATTACTGGTCGTATGTATACTGGCCGTGACGCAATTCACCATCACTTAATGAGTCACGATGCTCCAGTTGATCTTAATGGACAAGTTATTTATCACTGTGGCCCTGTAATGGCAAAAGATGAAGAAGGCAACTGGACAGTAAAAGCTGCTGGTCCAACTACTTCAATTCGTGAGGAGCCATACCAAGGTGACATCATGAAAAAATTCGGTATCCGCGCTGTAATCGGTAAAGGCGGTATGGGACCAAAAACACTTGCTGCATTAGAAGAACATGGTGGCGTTTACTTAAATGCAATCGGTGGTGCTGCACAATACTACGCAGACTGCATTAAAGGTGTAGATGGTGTTGATCTAATGGAATTTGGTGTTCCAGAAGCTATGTGGCACTTAAACGTTGAGAAGTTCACAGCTGTTGTAACAATGGACTCTCACGGTAACTCTCTACACGCAGACGTAGACAAATCTTCACTAGAAAAACTTGCACTACACGCAGAAAGAGTATTCTAA
- a CDS encoding heavy metal translocating P-type ATPase, which yields MEHTNRENYNLIEKIKEHAELIAALLSGLFIFLAWRLDTNEQTTASVLLYIVAFCVGGFAKAKEGIEETIENKELNVELLMVLAAIGSAAIGYWTEGAILIFIFAVSGALETYAMNKSHREISALMNLQPEEAWLVRGDFEPMKVSVSTLQIGDHLLIKPGERVPADGVIFKGQSSIDESAISGEPLPVAKREGDEVFAGTVNLNGAITMEMTKPNSETLFQKIITLVQNAQSEKSPSQQFIEKFEGTYVKLVLLTVALMMFLPHFVLGWDWTTTFYRAMVLLVVASPCALVASIMPATLAAISNGAKHGVLFKGGLHLEHLGALRALAVDKTGTLTQGKPVVTDFIVREGIEQEMALATLAGIESQSNHPLAQAITSYAKAEGLTKFPQASIEDIPGWGIKGYVDNIEYQVGKPDFVGVEEADNFADGVATKLAAEGKTVIFIRDKDGIVALAALKDTVRDEAKKAVSLLKELGINVVMLTGDNEKTAKAIAKEAGVTEYVAECLPETKVTEMKRLLSQYKYVGMVGDGINDAPALATATTGIAMGEGTDVALETADVVLMKNDLSKIAYAVRLSRKMQRIIKQNIVFSIGIIVLLITSNFLQVVDLPLGVIGHEGSTILVILNGLRMLNKNI from the coding sequence ATGGAACATACTAATCGAGAAAATTATAATTTAATTGAGAAAATTAAGGAACATGCAGAATTAATTGCTGCCCTTTTATCAGGTTTGTTCATTTTTCTTGCATGGCGTTTAGATACTAACGAGCAAACAACAGCTTCTGTTCTTTTATATATTGTTGCATTTTGCGTTGGTGGATTTGCTAAAGCAAAAGAAGGCATTGAAGAAACTATTGAAAATAAGGAACTTAATGTTGAACTACTGATGGTATTAGCTGCAATCGGTTCAGCAGCCATAGGTTATTGGACAGAAGGTGCTATTCTAATTTTTATCTTTGCAGTTAGTGGCGCGCTTGAAACATACGCAATGAATAAAAGCCATCGTGAAATTTCCGCACTCATGAACTTACAACCTGAAGAGGCTTGGCTTGTTCGTGGTGACTTTGAACCAATGAAAGTTTCTGTCTCTACGTTACAAATCGGAGATCATCTGCTCATAAAACCTGGTGAAAGAGTACCGGCAGACGGAGTAATATTTAAAGGGCAATCTTCTATTGACGAATCGGCCATTAGCGGTGAGCCATTGCCAGTTGCAAAACGCGAAGGCGATGAAGTATTCGCTGGTACTGTTAACTTAAATGGTGCCATTACAATGGAAATGACAAAACCAAATTCCGAAACACTATTCCAAAAAATTATTACACTTGTTCAAAATGCACAAAGTGAAAAATCACCTTCTCAACAGTTCATAGAAAAATTCGAAGGTACTTATGTAAAACTTGTGCTACTTACTGTCGCTCTAATGATGTTTCTACCTCATTTTGTACTCGGTTGGGACTGGACAACAACTTTCTATCGAGCAATGGTACTCCTAGTAGTTGCTTCTCCATGCGCACTCGTTGCATCCATTATGCCAGCGACACTTGCAGCAATTTCAAATGGTGCAAAACATGGTGTGCTATTTAAAGGCGGCTTGCATTTAGAGCATTTAGGTGCATTACGTGCACTTGCAGTAGATAAAACAGGTACTTTAACACAAGGTAAACCAGTTGTGACTGATTTTATTGTTCGTGAAGGAATAGAACAAGAAATGGCGTTAGCTACCCTAGCTGGTATTGAATCACAATCGAATCATCCACTTGCACAAGCAATTACTTCATATGCTAAGGCTGAAGGTCTTACAAAGTTCCCTCAGGCGTCTATTGAAGATATCCCAGGTTGGGGCATCAAAGGTTATGTAGATAATATAGAATATCAAGTTGGCAAACCTGATTTTGTAGGTGTAGAGGAAGCTGATAATTTCGCAGATGGCGTAGCGACAAAACTCGCTGCAGAAGGCAAAACAGTTATTTTCATTCGTGACAAGGACGGCATTGTCGCATTAGCAGCCTTAAAGGATACCGTTCGCGATGAAGCAAAAAAAGCAGTATCTTTACTAAAAGAGCTAGGCATTAATGTTGTCATGCTTACAGGTGACAACGAGAAGACAGCAAAGGCAATTGCCAAAGAAGCAGGCGTGACGGAATATGTCGCTGAATGTCTTCCTGAAACAAAGGTGACTGAGATGAAACGACTTCTTTCTCAATATAAATATGTAGGAATGGTCGGTGACGGTATTAATGATGCACCTGCATTAGCAACCGCAACTACTGGTATTGCTATGGGAGAAGGAACAGATGTGGCATTAGAAACAGCAGACGTTGTTTTAATGAAGAATGACTTATCAAAAATTGCCTATGCAGTACGTTTATCACGTAAAATGCAACGTATCATCAAGCAAAACATCGTCTTCTCTATCGGCATTATTGTTTTATTAATTACCTCAAACTTTTTACAAGTCGTTGATTTACCTCTAGGTGTAATCGGACATGAAGGAAGCACCATTTTAGTTATTTTAAACGGCCTTCGAATGTTAAATAAAAACATCTAA
- a CDS encoding YihY/virulence factor BrkB family protein, which produces MGKKKASKLTKVSVVKSFVLPDEEVVDVMTSKGFMQDLILRLQRVEVSALAAQLAYFFLLSFFPLLIFLVTLLPYLNIETTQVYSFLVNIMPDEVYRLIENTLNEILTIRNSSLLSIGVLGTIWSASKGINALIRALNKAYDTETRGGMLDRGLSLVFTIAFVIVIAVALILPVFGQQIGHFLFSIVGIEEQFEIIWESLRWSMPPLLIFIVLMGIYWFVPNTKPRLKLMGVWPGALFSTLAWLAATYIFSFYISNFANYSATYGSIGGVIILMLWLYFTGIILIFGGILNATMQKKALQKELIKQETLPNS; this is translated from the coding sequence ATGGGGAAGAAAAAAGCATCAAAACTTACGAAAGTCAGTGTAGTGAAATCATTTGTCTTACCTGACGAAGAAGTTGTAGATGTGATGACATCAAAGGGCTTTATGCAAGACTTAATACTACGCTTACAGCGAGTGGAAGTATCTGCTCTTGCGGCACAGTTAGCTTATTTCTTTTTACTATCTTTTTTTCCACTACTAATTTTCCTAGTCACATTATTACCGTATTTGAACATAGAGACGACGCAAGTGTATTCGTTTCTAGTGAATATTATGCCAGATGAGGTATATAGGCTTATTGAAAATACATTAAATGAAATATTAACAATCCGTAATAGTAGTTTATTATCCATCGGGGTGCTTGGAACAATTTGGTCTGCTTCTAAAGGAATTAATGCGTTGATTAGAGCCTTAAATAAGGCCTACGATACAGAGACTAGGGGTGGTATGTTGGATCGAGGGTTGTCCCTTGTTTTCACCATAGCGTTTGTTATTGTTATTGCTGTCGCTCTAATTTTACCGGTTTTTGGGCAGCAAATTGGGCATTTCTTATTTTCGATTGTTGGTATTGAAGAACAGTTTGAAATAATCTGGGAAAGCTTACGCTGGTCGATGCCACCACTACTTATCTTTATAGTTTTAATGGGAATTTATTGGTTTGTTCCGAATACAAAACCTCGTTTGAAGTTAATGGGAGTTTGGCCAGGTGCATTGTTTTCAACTCTTGCCTGGCTGGCGGCAACGTATATTTTCTCTTTTTATATTAGTAATTTCGCAAATTATTCCGCTACATATGGCAGTATCGGTGGAGTTATAATTTTAATGCTTTGGCTATATTTCACGGGGATTATTTTAATTTTTGGTGGTATTTTAAATGCGACAATGCAAAAAAAGGCGTTGCAAAAGGAACTTATTAAACAGGAGACATTACCGAATAGTTAG
- a CDS encoding YtxH domain-containing protein translates to MGRSKLLASIVVGATVGAALSMLDRTTREKTIATTKKMKEGISYYVANREELQVLVEEKVLAAKVLCESVSENVNTVAEKVEEFKELPSTIEGMINDTKSAFSLPDKE, encoded by the coding sequence ATGGGACGAAGTAAATTATTAGCATCTATCGTAGTTGGTGCTACAGTTGGTGCTGCATTAAGCATGTTAGACCGTACAACGCGTGAAAAAACGATCGCTACAACGAAAAAAATGAAAGAGGGAATCTCGTACTATGTAGCCAATCGAGAGGAATTACAAGTACTAGTTGAGGAAAAAGTATTGGCTGCTAAAGTGTTGTGTGAAAGTGTATCAGAAAACGTAAACACAGTCGCTGAAAAAGTTGAGGAATTTAAAGAATTACCTTCTACAATCGAAGGCATGATTAATGACACAAAATCAGCCTTTTCTTTACCTGATAAAGAATAG
- a CDS encoding DUF1128 domain-containing protein encodes MDLSVPSKENVIYMVDQMKDKLRMVNVDAMKSENFDEANYEDLVYLYEMVMKRNTFSPSEMQAIVAELGALRK; translated from the coding sequence ATGGATTTATCAGTACCGTCAAAAGAAAACGTTATTTATATGGTTGATCAAATGAAAGACAAGCTTCGCATGGTTAATGTCGATGCAATGAAATCGGAAAATTTTGATGAAGCAAATTATGAAGACCTAGTCTATTTATACGAAATGGTCATGAAGCGTAACACTTTTAGTCCAAGTGAAATGCAAGCTATTGTTGCTGAATTAGGTGCTTTACGCAAATAA
- the motB gene encoding flagellar motor protein MotB: MAKKARKKKHEEHIDESWLVPYADILTLLLALFIVLFASSSVDQEKLDRMSAVFNQVFEGGTSFLEQPAPVKSPNAESDEKPQQNSAYLKDQQELAEIKDSVDNFIAVNEMEGQFATEMTDEGLLVTIRDSILFDPGKATIKPEYVPVAKELADVLESDPARNIVITGHTDNVPAGPNFSSNFELSGMRAINFLNTLLMSNSKLDPRNFSFKGYGEYSAIAPNDTAEGRAKNRRVEVLILPLVEEDGSTAKSTK, from the coding sequence TTGGCAAAGAAAGCTAGGAAAAAAAAGCATGAAGAACATATTGATGAGTCTTGGTTAGTGCCGTACGCTGATATTTTAACACTGTTATTAGCATTATTTATTGTACTGTTTGCGTCTAGCTCGGTAGACCAAGAGAAGCTAGATCGAATGTCAGCTGTGTTTAATCAAGTATTTGAAGGTGGTACAAGCTTTTTAGAGCAACCTGCACCAGTAAAAAGTCCGAATGCAGAAAGTGACGAAAAACCACAACAAAATTCTGCATATTTAAAGGATCAGCAGGAGTTAGCTGAAATTAAAGATAGTGTTGATAATTTCATCGCTGTTAATGAGATGGAAGGTCAATTCGCAACAGAAATGACTGATGAAGGTTTACTTGTAACAATTCGTGATAGTATTCTGTTTGATCCAGGGAAAGCAACGATTAAACCAGAATATGTTCCTGTTGCGAAGGAGCTTGCGGATGTATTAGAATCAGATCCAGCACGTAATATAGTAATTACTGGTCATACTGACAACGTTCCAGCTGGGCCTAACTTCTCTTCTAACTTTGAGCTATCAGGAATGCGAGCAATAAATTTCCTAAATACTTTATTGATGAGTAATTCGAAGTTAGATCCTAGGAACTTTAGTTTTAAAGGTTATGGAGAGTACAGTGCCATTGCACCAAATGATACTGCAGAAGGGCGTGCTAAAAACCGTCGTGTGGAAGTATTAATTCTACCGCTTGTAGAAGAGGATGGCTCTACTGCAAAAAGTACAAAATAG
- the motA gene encoding flagellar motor stator protein MotA, with protein sequence MDLSSVVGLILAFIALLTGMVLKGVSLSAFYNPAAILIIIFGTISAVTIAFPMKELKRVPKLFKIVFKETKLADDIEIIKMFSQWADLARREGLLALESKASEVEDPFLKNGLTLAIDGQNADYIRDVLTEEVEAMEERHSSGAAIFTQAGTYAPTLGVLGAVVGLIAALGDMNDIDKLGHAISAAFMATLLGIFTGYVLWHPFANKLKRKSAIEVKQKRMMIEGILSVLEGEAPRVIEQKLSSYLTMEERRQISDESGAGGLGKES encoded by the coding sequence ATGGATTTGTCATCGGTAGTAGGATTAATTTTAGCGTTTATCGCGTTATTAACAGGGATGGTGCTAAAGGGTGTAAGCTTAAGTGCGTTTTATAACCCAGCGGCCATTCTAATTATCATCTTCGGTACTATTTCCGCAGTAACAATTGCCTTCCCGATGAAGGAGTTAAAGCGAGTACCAAAGCTATTTAAAATTGTTTTCAAAGAAACAAAATTAGCAGATGATATTGAGATTATTAAGATGTTTTCACAATGGGCAGATTTGGCTCGTCGTGAGGGTCTCTTAGCACTTGAGAGTAAAGCTTCAGAGGTGGAAGACCCGTTTTTGAAAAATGGACTTACATTAGCAATTGATGGTCAGAATGCGGATTATATTCGTGATGTCTTAACAGAAGAAGTAGAAGCAATGGAAGAACGCCATTCAAGTGGTGCGGCAATCTTCACGCAAGCTGGTACATATGCTCCGACTTTAGGGGTACTTGGTGCGGTAGTAGGGTTAATTGCCGCATTAGGAGATATGAATGATATAGACAAATTAGGGCATGCCATTTCAGCTGCCTTCATGGCTACATTATTAGGTATTTTTACAGGTTACGTATTATGGCATCCGTTTGCCAATAAATTAAAACGTAAATCTGCTATAGAAGTAAAACAAAAACGCATGATGATTGAGGGTATCCTTTCGGTATTAGAGGGGGAGGCACCACGTGTAATCGAACAAAAATTATCTTCTTATTTAACAATGGAAGAACGTCGTCAAATTTCGGATGAAAGCGGGGCGGGCGGCCTTGGCAAAGAAAGCTAG
- a CDS encoding carbonic anhydrase, with protein MSMLKDILKFNEDFVQEKKYEPFITTKYPDKRIVVLSCMDTRLVELLPKAMNLRNGDVKIVKSAGALVSHPFGAIMRSLLVAVYELQADEVYVVGHYDCGMSAVDPEAMLSKMVARGINPETIKMMEYSGLDLKEFLRGFGDVATSVKKSVDTIRNHPLMINDIPVHGLVIDPNTGRLDLIDDGNKQ; from the coding sequence ATGTCAATGTTAAAAGATATTCTAAAGTTTAACGAAGATTTCGTTCAAGAAAAAAAATATGAGCCTTTTATTACAACAAAGTATCCTGATAAACGCATCGTTGTGTTATCTTGTATGGATACTCGTCTTGTAGAGCTTTTACCTAAGGCTATGAATTTACGTAACGGCGACGTAAAAATTGTTAAAAGTGCTGGCGCATTAGTTAGTCACCCTTTTGGTGCAATAATGCGTAGTTTACTTGTAGCTGTTTATGAATTACAAGCAGATGAGGTGTATGTAGTTGGACATTACGACTGTGGTATGAGTGCAGTTGACCCAGAAGCAATGCTAAGTAAAATGGTTGCTAGAGGAATTAACCCTGAAACCATCAAAATGATGGAGTATTCAGGTCTTGATTTAAAAGAGTTTTTACGCGGCTTCGGTGACGTAGCAACAAGTGTAAAGAAAAGTGTCGATACAATTCGAAATCACCCGTTAATGATTAATGACATACCTGTTCATGGCTTAGTTATTGACCCAAATACAGGTCGCCTTGATTTAATCGACGACGGTAACAAACAATAA
- a CDS encoding GNAT family protein yields the protein MVLKIWRLLRKKGENVVSVQGNKCYIRTFQEKDAQSLTGLVSRNKYFWSTYEPLQRPDYYTIDAQYKKIQESLYLMDSKREFTFGIFEPGTNNLIGHIALYAIKRLPYSSAFVGYAMDEIYVGKGIVTEAVNLVVQFAFEKVGLHRVEAYVSTQNNASIRVLEKAGFQREGLLRKLLYINGQWVDHYMYARLEDQ from the coding sequence ATGGTGCTTAAAATTTGGAGATTATTGAGGAAAAAGGGTGAAAATGTGGTATCAGTCCAAGGAAATAAATGCTACATTCGCACATTTCAAGAAAAAGATGCACAAAGTTTAACTGGTCTCGTAAGCCGTAATAAATACTTTTGGTCTACATACGAGCCATTACAACGACCTGATTACTATACAATTGATGCTCAATATAAAAAAATTCAAGAAAGCTTATACTTAATGGACTCAAAGCGGGAATTTACTTTCGGTATTTTTGAGCCAGGGACAAATAATTTAATAGGACATATCGCACTTTATGCCATCAAACGTTTACCGTACTCCAGTGCATTTGTTGGTTATGCAATGGATGAAATTTACGTAGGGAAAGGAATTGTGACAGAAGCAGTTAACTTGGTCGTGCAATTTGCATTCGAAAAAGTAGGATTACATCGTGTAGAGGCATATGTTTCAACACAAAATAATGCTTCTATTCGTGTCTTAGAAAAGGCTGGATTTCAGCGTGAAGGACTTTTAAGAAAGCTTCTGTACATTAATGGTCAATGGGTGGATCATTATATGTATGCACGTTTAGAGGACCAATAA